The following proteins are co-located in the Mus caroli chromosome 7, CAROLI_EIJ_v1.1, whole genome shotgun sequence genome:
- the Vstm2b gene encoding V-set and transmembrane domain-containing protein 2B isoform X1 — protein sequence MERRNRLGALGYLLPLLLHSLLLFVADATFTEVPKDVTVREGDDIEMPCAFRASGATSYSLEIQWWYLKEPPRELLHELALSVPGARSKVTNKDATKISTVRVQGNDISHRLRLSAVRLQDEGVYECRVSDYSDDDTQEHKAQALLRVLSRFAPPNMQAAEAVSHIQSSGPRRHGASSAVSSNNAGAAVRTTSETSQDDKNPPPGSPPAGSGVPEAAAAAASATHTATTTAAAAAASSSASPPSGQAVLLRQRHGSGTGPGYSADPLLSLLLLALHKFLHPLLGH from the exons ATGGAACGGCGGAACCGGCTCGGCGCCCTCGGATACCTGCTACCTCTGCTACTGCACAGCCTGCTGCTCTTCGTCGCCGACG CTACATTCACCGAAGTCCCCAAAGATGTAACCGTGCGAGAGGGTGACGATATCGAAATGCCCTGCGCGTTCCGGGCCAGCGGAGCCACCTCTTACTCGCTGGAGATTCAGTGGTGGTACCTCAAGGAGCCTCCCCGGGAGCTGTTACACGAGCTGGCGCTCAGCGTGCCGGGCGCCCGGAGCAAG GTAACAAATAAGGATGCAACTAAAATCAGC ACCGTGCGAGTCCAGGGCAATGACATCTCACACCGGCTTCGGCTGTCCGCCGTACGATTGCAGGACGAAGGTGTTTATGAATGTCGCGTTTCGGACTACAGCGATGATGACACTCAGGAGCACAAGGCCCAGGCGTTGCTGCGTGTGCTATCGCGCTTCGCGCCGCCCAACATGCAAGCTGCAGAGGCAGTGTCCCACATTCAGAGCAGCGGCCCGCGTCGCCACGGAGCCTCCAGTGCTGTCAGCTCCAACAACGCAGGCGCTGCTGTCCGCACCACCTCTGAAACCAGCCAGGATGACAAGAACCCACCTCCTGGGAGCCCTCCCGCTGGATCAGGAGTTCCTGaggccgccgctgccgccgcctccGCGACCCACACAGCCACCACaactgctgctgcagctgctgcttcttCATCAGCGTCACCACCATCGGGGCAGGCTGTCCTTCTGCGCCAGAGGCACGGCTCCG GTACCGGCCCAGGCTACAGTGCAGATCctctgctgtctctgctcttgTTAGCACTACATAAGTTCCTGCACCCACTTCTGGGCCACTGA
- the Vstm2b gene encoding V-set and transmembrane domain-containing protein 2B isoform X2, with translation MERRNRLGALGYLLPLLLHSLLLFVADATFTEVPKDVTVREGDDIEMPCAFRASGATSYSLEIQWWYLKEPPRELLHELALSVPGARSKVTNKDATKISDEGVYECRVSDYSDDDTQEHKAQALLRVLSRFAPPNMQAAEAVSHIQSSGPRRHGASSAVSSNNAGAAVRTTSETSQDDKNPPPGSPPAGSGVPEAAAAAASATHTATTTAAAAAASSSASPPSGQAVLLRQRHGSGTGPGYSADPLLSLLLLALHKFLHPLLGH, from the exons ATGGAACGGCGGAACCGGCTCGGCGCCCTCGGATACCTGCTACCTCTGCTACTGCACAGCCTGCTGCTCTTCGTCGCCGACG CTACATTCACCGAAGTCCCCAAAGATGTAACCGTGCGAGAGGGTGACGATATCGAAATGCCCTGCGCGTTCCGGGCCAGCGGAGCCACCTCTTACTCGCTGGAGATTCAGTGGTGGTACCTCAAGGAGCCTCCCCGGGAGCTGTTACACGAGCTGGCGCTCAGCGTGCCGGGCGCCCGGAGCAAG GTAACAAATAAGGATGCAACTAAAATCAGC GACGAAGGTGTTTATGAATGTCGCGTTTCGGACTACAGCGATGATGACACTCAGGAGCACAAGGCCCAGGCGTTGCTGCGTGTGCTATCGCGCTTCGCGCCGCCCAACATGCAAGCTGCAGAGGCAGTGTCCCACATTCAGAGCAGCGGCCCGCGTCGCCACGGAGCCTCCAGTGCTGTCAGCTCCAACAACGCAGGCGCTGCTGTCCGCACCACCTCTGAAACCAGCCAGGATGACAAGAACCCACCTCCTGGGAGCCCTCCCGCTGGATCAGGAGTTCCTGaggccgccgctgccgccgcctccGCGACCCACACAGCCACCACaactgctgctgcagctgctgcttcttCATCAGCGTCACCACCATCGGGGCAGGCTGTCCTTCTGCGCCAGAGGCACGGCTCCG GTACCGGCCCAGGCTACAGTGCAGATCctctgctgtctctgctcttgTTAGCACTACATAAGTTCCTGCACCCACTTCTGGGCCACTGA